The nucleotide window ttaaatatattattctCAGTGTGGCAGTATACACCTCGGCAATAGGTAAGCACTGGATGAAGTTGTTTTTCtaacttttatttattaattcatGTTCTTGATCAAAACAACAATGAAATACATGAAACTGTAAAATAATACAAATACCAACAGTAATATTAATAAAATAACTTGAAATAAATGCACCTAAATATTTCTAGATTGGACAAGCATTTGCATTCAGAAATGGTTAAGAGATtatctttgttttttgttattttaggTCCTGAAATTCAATACATGTTTGGATGCTTTGATTCAGGTGATTTTCAGGTTGTTATGGAGGTAGATGGGGATGAGGTGTTCTATGTAGACTTCAAAAAAAaggaggcaatgtggacagtcCCTCACTTCCAAAATTTTAAATATGCTAAGTTTAGACAATTAGTTTACCAATATAGTGAACTGAGCAGAACATTTTGCCATACCAACTTAATCCAGGAGAGAAACTGGGCTGCCTCCTTCCCACCAAACCTCAAAGGTGAGGGAGACTGTTGTCTGTTGTCATCTGGGTTTGGTGGTGTATAGATTTCAGCTTTGTGATGAGTGAATATATGTAAATCTACTTTTCAACTTTTGTTTCCGGTTTCTGTTTGTCATGGAAGCACCTGGAAGCACCATTTACCCCAAAGAAAAAATTGAGCTGGGGTCAGAAAACACCTTAATTTGCTTTGTGAATGAtttcttccctccatccatcaaCGTGAAGTGGACCAAGAATAACGTGGAACTGACAGAGGGGTCATTGGGTCGTTATCACCTTAACAAAGATGGAACGTTCTTCCAGGTTTCCACCCTTACTTTTACCCCTCAGGATGGAGACGTCTATGCCTGCACTGTGGAGCACCCAGCCTTGGAGAGCCCCCGAACCCGATTCTGGGGTAAGATTATAAAGAATCAAATTATGTTTATTTAAAGTAGATTTTATTCACAGTGTAATAAAATCAAAATCTGACATTTGATGACTGAACATTGACTCATGTACAAAGTTGGTAAGTGACCTCTCTGTCCTGCTGTTCCcccagaggtggaggtgaatgagTCCAGTGCAGGTCCAGCTGTGTTCTGTGGAGTGGGTCTGACTCTGGGGCTTTTAGGAGTGGCAGCCGGAACATTTCTCCTTGTAAAACAACCACAGTCAAATCAGGGTGCTTGAAGAAGAACAACAAACGAGTAAAAGTATATATTACATTCAATGATTAGACCCTGTGACTTATTTCTCTTCTGGACAGGTATGTTAGCAATACAATTGCTGCTTTAAATTACACAGTACCATTATATAGAATAACAGATGACTTTTGTACTGTTACATTACTATCTGTATGTCCCTTTAATATAGTAAAGGTACATTCTGTGGAACTTAGATAACTATGCAATAGCTCTTTCTGCACTCTCAAAATAGTGAGGCGGATGCAAATGTTTTTCACTGCTATCAAGTTATTTTATGTTAACATAATATGCTTGGTGacaataaaaacataaataaagatATCCTGTTATTAGTTGCCCTTATTTGACAGTTGAAAAACAACTACCTTTTCTCATACCTATCATGGCTTCCACAGATAATAGAGGTTGGCAACAGCTACAGAGAGTCACGAGGGTTACTACATTTTTTGAGAAGACAACTGGTTAGGTTCTTACTGTCAGCTGCTACAGGAAGTggcaagtaaaaaaaaacattcctccTTGTAAAACAACCACAGTCAAATCAGGGTGCTTGAAGAGGAACAAGTCAAAGTATATTTTACATTCAATTATTAGACCCTCTAACTTATTTATCTTCCGGACAGTTATATTAGCAATACAATTGCTGATTTAAGTTACACAGTACCATTATATATAATAACAGATGACTCTTGTACTGTTACATTATAATCTGTATGTCCCTTTAATATAACTATGCAATAGCTTTATTGTTACACTGCAGTATGTACGGAAAGATCATTTCCTCTATAGACTTCCTCTACAAACTTCCTCCATAAACAATGTTTATACCACTTGTTTTCTCCTAGTAGTCACTAGCCATTGTGCagacttcattttcagaatgtaCATTTATGATGTGATAAAATAGTAAAGTAGTGTGTGACTGTAAAGACATTGTAATTATTTCTACTCGAAGTGTAACACAAGATGCTCACCAAGATGGATTCATTTACTGACAAGGCATACTCTCTCCTGTAAACGTGCTGCCCTTTTTACCTCTGCATGCATGTTTCTTTGTACTTCTTCATTTTCAGTATGAAGTCATCAGTTTCCTTGTTGTTAACAGACACCAACTTAACCTTAGAGGTGGAAACATGTCTAACCTTTCTTCTAAACGCCTGCTGCTCCTGTTCATCTTCCCCTCACTGTTCGGACATGGtcagtatttttttatttgtgctCTTGAGATAAAGGTAATTtaattcttgtttttttttatgcttACTAAGTTATAGTGGAAAGTCAGTCCTATCAAAAAAGGTAATAACCCTAACTGTTAAGAGTTTCTCATGTGCTTGATGTAGGATTTGGTACTCTCTAGAAAACACTGATAGAATGTATTCATATGACAGATTTAGTCTCGGGTTACAGTACTTCCTACACTTATACAAGCTCTCTTGTGTAtttataaatacaaaaatacaggatTAAAGATGTTTTGCCTGTCTTGGTATAACAGTACAAAGGCAAGACGGATGTATGAAATGTATCCGTTTGGAATATTTGGAGACCTTTTCAAGTTCAAGAAGACATGCCACTGTTACTTTATAGCAATTAAATTGTATTCTTGTTTACGTACTACTGACACCAAACACCGTGTAATTTGACGTGGAAATAGACATGACACTGTTGAAATGTTGAAGACACCCAACAGCGGCCTGTACATGTCCAAATTTACATAAAGTCAAAGGTGCCAACGCAATATAGCGTTTGTAATCAGATGGCTGTACACGACGATGAGGAgctctgttttggcgaggttcagctggaggtggtgcttggtcatccaggcgaagatgactgtgaggcaggcctcaatcctagctgagatccccggatcggttggggaaacgacaggtacagctgtgtgtcgtcagcgtagcagtggtaggagaagccatgggaggtgatgattggtccaagtgaggtggtgtacagagagaagagaaggggtccaaggacggagccctgtgggacaccagtggagagctggcgagggcctgaaggtttgcctccccaggagacctggtaggatcttcccgacaggtaggatgagatccactggagtgcagtgccagtgacgcccatctcagaaagtctggagagcgggatctggtggttaaccgtatcaaacgctgcagaaagatccagcagaatgatgacggatgaccttgaagccactctggcagactggagggcagtggtgactgaaaggagggcagtctctgtggagtggccagtcttgaagcccgattggttggggtcaagcaggttgttctgagagaggaaggCGGAGTTAGCGGCAGAGATGCACTGTAGGCATTATAAACACTGTTGAGATTTTCGAGAACTAAAAGGAGAAAACAAGACTAACTATGTGTTGCATGAAACCTTTGGACTTTGGAATGATTGTGTATAATATAACAGATGTTGTCACTGAGGTTTTTCCCCTAGAGACAGTGCTGGTCCCCCACTCCTATCCCAATAGTATAATACCTAATaattgatttttttaaatgtaaaatgtaacaaaTGATAACAATCTTATTGTAACAGGCCAAAGGCATCTCTTGATGAACTGGACAGATTGCTAGGTGACaagcaatttaaaaaatatatttgtatttttcccTGTTTGACCAAGTCTGTTTCATTAACATTTCAGATTGTTTGTGGATTGGGTGACCAATATGAATATTTTCCTATCAGTAATGAGTAAAGGCCCAATGGTGATGTGATATAAAGTAAATATTTACACACTCAGTGTGCTTATATTTATGTAGGAGAGTACATTAGAGCAGTAAGAAATACACTACAATACAGTGTGATGTCAAATGTGGTCGTGATTATCCATTGTGTGCTGTAAGTAAAACCTTTTCACGAGTGACAataattttttacatttagtcatttagaagacgctcttatacagagcgactgacagtaagtacagggacacaacgtaattttgcacggccgggaatcgaaccaacaaccttctgattaatagcccaactccctaaccactcagccatctgaccccttctTCAGCCTTCTTCAGTTGCACTCCGATCTAATGACTTGACAATGTTTTAGTTCTTAGTTCTAAGCGGTCAGAAAACACTGTACCTGACAGTTCATAGATAGATACATAATCACACCAATTTAACAATTCAACacatatattttttgtttgttttcctaaTGAAGGTCCCCTAATACTAATGCCCTGGAAGTCTGTGGAGTGCTGGTTAGTTCAAATGTCCTCCTTTACCACTAAGATACCAATCAAAAACTATAAAGACAGTTTTGCGTCAGTGGATGGCTCGTGTTGACTCTgtttagtacagtacagttctgTTTGCAGATGGAGTGGGTTTACTATGAATGCAATAATAATGTCCTTTTTAAAAGACACTGTGTGTGGAACACTGATACACTTGTGTTGAAGGGACATGATTACCCTGCAGGATGGGTCCACATGAGAAAAAGGTGACCTGCGATTGTGTGGATTATGTCTGAAAGCAACAATAAGGAAATCAAATGTACCAGTCACAAAAGGTATCCTTAAATTACAAAATGCTACTGTACATACATAAAGGACTTATCTCATTGTGTTATTGACAGACCATTTGCTAGCATTGTACAACGTGCATCTACAAGGGAAATAAAACAATGCTTTTTTTGTCATCAACAACAATAGCCGTCAGCCATGCACAAGCTGCTCCATCCCCTAATTGCTTTATATGATGAACTAATAAACATTTCTCAGGTTACCCGTCAATATACCGGGAAACCTAATGCCTGTATTTCAGGGTTTAAATCACTTTCCAACATGCTTTATAAATCCACCCCTTATAATGTCATTGCTTTCAACTTCCCAACCACTGGtgtgtattgttttttttttgtgttttttccatTATTCATTTCAGAAGGATAGAGAAAAAGGGCTAACTGAATTAGCATCGCTGAGCAAACCCATTAAAGGAAATGAGAAGACCCAATTGTAGACCTCACCTGCCTCTTTTGTTCTGTTTCGATTGTGATTTTCTTTACAAATGTGGACCGCAATGAAATGGTTAATACATGTTGTTTATTGACAGTTCCATGTGAAAGGCCAGGATAGGACACTTATTTTTAAATGCACACTTCATTCTTTTAGCACTGATCCCAGGTGGTCTGCTCTGCAGTTTGGTCTGCACTGCAAACGTTTGATATGATTAACATTTATTTTCACAATTCTGTCTGCTTCATAGTCACTATATTTTGGATCAATGGTTCAATATCAgtcaaacacatttacatttattcatttagcagacgcttttatccaaagcaacttccaagagagagctttacaaagtgcataggtcactgatcataacaacgagatagccacaaaacattgcgagtagccaaaacatgaagcacacattgtgaacaaccaaaataagtgccaaagggaagaaccataagagcatgtagttaaacaagttacaattaaacaacatgaactgctataagtgcaagtgtacctgtagaaaaaaagcaagcaacaataataaaacaatatatcacagcgagtacaacaatttaaGTCTCTCTTAtcgctctcttatctctcttatCGCTcttatcatttacattttacaaaaacttaagtcagttaccactaaccacaagagcaacaagtctctaaacACATCCCAATGGCACTGTAGATTAACGGGTAATGTTGGCTCTAGATGAATGCCCCCTCTTgtgttcatttacattttacatttagtcatttagcagacactcttatccagagcgacttacgcccaaggacacaacatcagttggcatgaccgggaaccGAACTGGCaaacttcggattactagcccgattccttaaccgctcagccacctgactccagtgcATGATGGTGCACGTAATGGGCACCAATTAAATTTACCCCAACATTGTTTGTGCATGCACCTACCTCTAAGTGTACTCAATTGTGTGGCTATTGACAGCTTCTTGTTcttctttaaaaatgcatttcaGCCACCACATCTGTTACTGTCTACTCTAAAACATAGTTCAGGTTTGACCGAAGATTTGAAGAGGAGGGCTACAGCAAGGCTAATGGACTGCCCTGTCAGAACACTTGTTACAACCAGGAAATAAAAATGGATGTCTGTCTTGTCTTCCCATAGCCTGCCGATCTGGGGTCGTTGGGTACGGTTGGCTGGCCTGGTCCAGAGATAAATAGGGGATAACTCCCACTcttgggaaacttccgggttctgaactgacattctggttccgctTCAGATGCCATCAAacggatctctggtcgtagtcagtccttcactaaccaatcagcattcattagcagaatgctagcgggTTATGGgtaacaacgactcaccctgtaagaaatcaagATGACATAAATACTCGTTCATTCACTtttgacctataatccatgttgaacatgcacaaaCTACAATGATGATCCTGTGTATTCAAAACAATCGTGTCAGTCACAGTTAGTCAGTCCATCATGCAGTCATGCACTTGCGGTAGTTATGCGGTCGGCAATGTCGTTATAACAGTCTCAGGCTTGAAGtgaggtacagtgtgtgtatttgtatatttattttaactGATTTATTACTTGGTTTGGAGTGTTTTTTGATGtgctttgttttggtttctgTCTATTTGTTTCACCtttttattttaacaattgatCTTTACCTCCTGAAGCATAATTGACAATTGACATaagggagtggggtgggggcgggCTACCTGGCCAAATTCGACCTATATAGGTGGACCAAAGACAAGACAAAAACGGAAGAAAAAAGCCAAGAGAACAAGCCAGTCAATAGAACAACGCAGCTTTCAGAGGAGCGTAGGCTacggaatcagaatcagaatgggttttaatcgccatgaaagtttgcacagacaaggaatttactttggcaggaaggtgcatacattaaacacataggaatcttaaaacttaaatatgtggtctaactatacaaaAGGAACAAAGTCTAGCTAATACTAAGGGCATttagaataaaaataaaaaataaaatataaagtaacCTTAATTTACAATCTAAAAATACAGAtagtacaaaaaatacaaatagtacaaaagatacaaatagtgcaaattCATTTTCAACAAGCATGAATAAAAATAGTATATGTTGGCCTTCCTATGTGTATCACCTTGTTATTTTGTTTCTGATTGAGGCCACCATGACCACatcatttattatttatttcatgtACCTTAGTGTTGAGTTAGCGGCAGAGATGCACTGTAGACATTATAAACACTGTTGAGATTTTCGAGAACTAAAGGAGAAAACAAGAACAACTGAAACCATGTGTTGCATGCTGCTAGCGGAACAGAAGCCTTTGGACCATGTTGATATGTATAATGATTGTGTATAATATAACAGAGGTTGTCACTAAGGTTTTTTTTGTAACAATTAACAATTCAACACATAtttatttgttgtttgttttcagaATGAAGGTCCCCTCATACTAATGCCATGGAAGTCTGTAGAGTTAATGCCAATATACAGCATGTTCATGGTACAATCTGAAATGAAGTGTATGTAACTTCTATGATTGTGACACACAACATAATATGAACCATCCCACCTCATTCATGATGTCCCATCACACAGATCAACCTGTGCTGGTTAGTTCAAATGTCCTCCTTTACTATTAAGATACCAATCAGAAACAATAAAGACAGTTTTGCGTCAGTGGATGGCTTGTGTTGACTCTgtttagtacagtacagttctgTTTGCAGATGAAGTGGGTTTACTATGAATGCGATAACAAAGTCCTTTTTAAAAGACACTGATACACTTGTGTTGAAGGGACATGATTACCCTGCAGGATGGGTCCACATGAGAAAAAGGTGACCTGCGATTGTGTGGATTATGTCTGAAAGCAACAATAGGGAAATCAAATGTACCAGTCACAAAAGGTATCCTGAAATTACAAAATGCTACTCTACATACGTAAAGGAGGACTTATCTCATGGTGTTATTGACAGACCATTTGCTAGCATTGTACAACGTGCATCTACAAGGGAAATAAAAAAAGGGAACGTCATCAAAAACAATAGCTGTCAGCCATGCACAAGCTGCTCCATCCCCTAATTGCTTTATATGATGAACCAATAAACATTTCTCAGGTTACCCGTCAATATACCGGGAAACCTAATGCCTGTATTTCAGGGTTTAAATGTTCACTTCATAACATGCTTTATAAATCCACCTCCTTATAATGTCATTGCTTTCAACTTCCCAACCACTGGTGTGTAttggtttttttttgtgttttttcaattattcatttcaaaaggggagagaaaaggggcTAACTGAATTAGCATCGCTGAGCAAACCCATTAAAGGAAATGAGAAGACCCAAATTTAGCCCTCACCTGCCTCTTTTGTTCCGTTTCGATTGTGATTTTCTTTCCAAATGTGGACTGCGATTAAATGGTTAATGCATGTGTTGTTTATTGACAGTTCCATGTTAAAGGCCAGGATAGGACACTTATTTTTAAATGCACACTTCATTCTTTTAGCACTGATCCCAGGTGGTCTGCTCTGCAGTTTTGGTCTGCACTGCAAACCTTTGATTTGATTAACATTTATTTTCACAATTATGTCTGCTTCATAGTCACTACATTTTGGATCAATGGTTCAATATCAGTCAAAAACACATCCTCAATGGCACGTAATTTGTAGATTAACTGGTAATGTTGGCTGTAGATCAATGCCCCCCTCTTGTGTTCAGTGCATGATAAAGCACGCAATGGGCACCAATTACATTTACCCCAacattgtttgtttgtgcatgCACCTACCTCTAAATTTACTCAATCGTATGGATATTGacagttgttgtttttctcGAAAAATGCATTTTAGCCACCCCATATGTTACTGTATAAAACATAGTTCAGGTTTGACTGAAGATTTGAAGAGGAGGGCTACAGCAAGGCTAATGTAATGGactgccctgccagaacactTGTTAAAACCAGGAAATAAAAATGGATGTCTGTCTTCCCAGAGCCTGCCGATCTGGGGTCGTTGGGTACGGTTGGCTGGTTTGTTGGGGCTGCGCCTGGTCTGGTGTAGATGTATGGATGATCCTGTGTATTCAAAACAATCGTGTCAGTTAGTCAGTCCATCATGCAGTCATGCACTTGCGGTAGTTATGCAGTCGGCAATGTCATTATAACCATCATCTACATAATTAGTAAAGTGATACAGACATTGATAAGACGCTCAGAAGTGAATATACGGTTCACAGTCACAGGGtttaggaacaggaagtgttttgaTTCACTTTTAAATTTGAATGGcatgtcaaataaaataaacttcATGGCTGCCGTTTCCTCCTTTATGAATTCCATCAGATACACAGCGGCCCAAAAATTTCCTTGTCAAGTCACATTACATAACCAATCTCAATCAATCACTCAATCAATAACTGGTTGGAAAGTAATGTGACTTAACTTTCGAAACTTGATCTGGTAACATGATCCATATTAAGGGCATGGTCCAATTGAATGAAACTAAGGTGTAGTTTGTTCAGTAAAAGGAAGATGAGGCAAAACACTCATATTTAGAAGGTATCTCATTCTTACCATGGATGGGCATATCAGATCGATGGGGTCAGAAAAGCTGCCAACAACAGATTTGCCTCCTTCAGGTTGGAACTGTcgggggaaagaaggagagccTATTGGATGGTGTCTGAGAGAATGAGAGCCTATTGGTGGATTAATTGTCCCACATGGGATGGTGTCCTATGTGGGacaattaataaacactgtttagTGCTCACCATGTTGTTCCACAAGCCTTTGGCGAGCTCCTCATGGCCCTTTATTGTAAAGTGAAAGCAGTCATGAGTGAAGAAAGTCATGTCGATCTTCCCATCCTGTTTGGACACAAAAGTGATATTGACACTTCTTCTCAGATTTGCTATTTTGATCTTCTGGAACCAATATTTTTTCGTGTGTTTTACAAATACCACTAATCCCTTGCTGCTATCTTTGAACACAGTTGGAATAACAAATCCTACAGTGTCAAGTCCTCTACTCTTTCTACATGTTTCCACTTGATGATCCAATAGTCACCGTGTGTGTTCAAGTATTTAATGGAGACTACCGGAAGGCGAGGAGGGTCAGCATGTTTCAGGAAGGGCTGAAGAATGACAGCAAAGTCCTCCCTGAAGAAGCGCTGACTGTAGAGAAGCAGCTCCAGTCTCTTCTGGAAAGAATTATTCATAATTTTGTGTCATATGGGAAAACATTTTTGGCAGATGGTCGGCTCACATAACCATGCCGAAACATAACCAACTGTAATATACTGTAATATATTGTCATTATACTCTGCTCATATAAACACAGTCTTCCAGGCAATAGCCTTTCACTTCAGGTGACATTCTGAGCCTACATTCAAGCTTCCATATCCTGTGGAGGACAGGTTCAAAAAGGAAGGATGAAATCTGTCTACCTGGAACTGTAAATTGACCTCCACTAGCTCCCTGAGTTCAGGGGAACTTGCCACTGGCTTTATGAGGCAGGAGCAGAACGACCTGTAAAAGGAAGAAGGTTCCAGAATGAGATACAGAGGGTTGTTCTAACTTTAAGTTATTCACAGGATGATTTGCATGTATTAAAATAGGActgaatgaatggatgaatgaatgTGGGACAGAATGAATGATGGAAGGAATAAAGGTGAAAACGAGGGAagtaagaaaaagaagaaaggctTTAAGTCTGGAATCTTTCAGTTTCATTTGCAGAGGGGCATTATCAATGGATGCAGACTGTATCTGGACACAATTGGATACAAtttgaccaatcagagcaacaacacgttattttgttattttcaaaAATGCATCAACAGTGCTCTCTGCAGTCAAACCTGCCCCATGTCAGATAAATGGTTCTTATTGGCATTGCACTTTTCACACCGGAGGGAAATCTGTTTGTATGGGCATGTTACCAGACTAAAATGTCAGAGCAAATAAACATGAGCTCACAGATTAGTCAACTTCCCAGGCTAGAAAGGCACCTCACCTCTGGAGCAGGCAGCCAGGTGTGGGCTTATGGACTTCCCTCAGGGTCTCCATGGGTAAGATCTGAACCACATTCACTATCATTCGTGGTACCTGGACCATgatggagacaaacacacacacatttccactAAAACAGTTAGTTAGCACAGAGACTACATGCACTTGGTCTACTGTATCTTTGAAatgtaataaatacataaatgtatcaAATACATTGGTACATTTCAGATACATGATATTTGACCTGTTACCTCATTCATTAGCATCTCCAAGGAGACGGTCATATAGTGAATGAAATTGTCCACTGAAAAAAGAGTCTGTTAAAGAAAAGTCAGCAACACAGTGATTTTAAAATGCAGTGTTCTCTTCTGTCCTGATGCTCTACAGGACACAAACAATTCCAAATATGAAGTTAAGCTTCTTCATGATGTCACAAAGTACAACAATGTATTTCACGTATTTCAGGGAGAATGAGGTTAGGTTGAGGCAGTGAAGAGCCAGCACATCACACCAACATACCTTATCTTTGCAGTAATCACAAATATCATTCATGCCTATAAGAATGGTCAGAAGCTTCCAGTCCTCCTCAAAGTTCAGGTCCtgacgagagacagagaaatgtaCTCagagtaatatatatatatatatatatatatacactatatactatattatatatattatatacaatATGTACCGGATAAATATAAAGAAAGTAGTGTTGCCACCTTTATTAAAAGGGGCAAAAATTGCATCAAAGGGCATCAAAATCTTTCGGTACATTTTGTGAATGAAGAATTAcctcaaactttctcaaagtaTCAATGAGGTGTCTTGTCTGCCCAGGGAGATTGCTAGAAACAAACCATTGAATGACATTTTCAATTCAATGATGATCAATTAACAAGGTGAAACATGTGAAAGCATTCTGAGGGATGCAAAATCCTCCAGTGTGTTATTTGGGATACAATAATATGGAACATAAACAATGCAGAAAGTATCCTGAAGACAGGATCCGCAGATATTTGGGAGCAGGGCTTTTATCCTGGGGTCCTCCCGTTCATGGAGCAAGGTACTTGTGGCACAAAATACTTTCTGCGTTGACAGTGGGGGCATGGTAACACAACTAAATCAGATCCATTTGCAAGAGAGTTTCTTACAAAGTATTGTGTCCTGTCACGGCCAGGTTGAAGCCTGTCTCACTGAGAGGGGCGGGGCTTCCATGAACT belongs to Osmerus eperlanus chromosome 8, fOsmEpe2.1, whole genome shotgun sequence and includes:
- the LOC134024773 gene encoding H-2 class II histocompatibility antigen, A-U alpha chain-like isoform X1; the encoded protein is MNYFIKYIILSVAVYTSAIGPEIQYMFGCFDSGDFQVVMEVDGDEVFYVDFKKKEAMWTVPHFQNFKYAKFRQLVYQYSELSRTFCHTNLIQERNWAASFPPNLKAPGSTIYPKEKIELGSENTLICFVNDFFPPSINVKWTKNNVELTEGSLGRYHLNKDGTFFQVSTLTFTPQDGDVYACTVEHPALESPRTRFWEVEVNESSAGPAVFCGVGLTLGLLGVAAGTFLLVKQPQSNQGA
- the LOC134024773 gene encoding H-2 class II histocompatibility antigen, A-R alpha chain-like isoform X2; translation: MNYFIKYIILSVAVYTSAIGPEIQYMFGCFDSAPGSTIYPKEKIELGSENTLICFVNDFFPPSINVKWTKNNVELTEGSLGRYHLNKDGTFFQVSTLTFTPQDGDVYACTVEHPALESPRTRFWEVEVNESSAGPAVFCGVGLTLGLLGVAAGTFLLVKQPQSNQGA
- the si:dkey-177p2.18 gene encoding phospholipase B1, membrane-associated translates to MSPSPSVPNSVEFVKAADIKVIAALGDSLTTAIGANATNVLGIPIEFRHVSWSIGGHGSFSDVITLANIIKLFNPNVIGPAMCKTVHGSPAPLSETGFNLAVTGHNTFNLPGQTRHLIDTLRKFEDLNFEEDWKLLTILIGMNDICDYCKDKTLFSVDNFIHYMTVSLEMLMNEVPRMIVNVVQILPMETLREVHKPTPGCLLQRSFCSCLIKPVASSPELRELVEVNLQFQKRLELLLYSQRFFREDFAVILQPFLKHADPPRLPDGKIDMTFFTHDCFHFTIKGHEELAKGLWNNMFQPEGGKSVVGSFSDPIDLICPSMDHPYIYTRPGAAPTNQPTVPNDPRSAGSGKTDIHFYFLVLTSVLAGQSITLALL
- the LOC134024773 gene encoding H-2 class II histocompatibility antigen, A-R alpha chain-like isoform X3, translating into MNYFIKYIILSVAVYTSAIAPGSTIYPKEKIELGSENTLICFVNDFFPPSINVKWTKNNVELTEGSLGRYHLNKDGTFFQVSTLTFTPQDGDVYACTVEHPALESPRTRFWEVEVNESSAGPAVFCGVGLTLGLLGVAAGTFLLVKQPQSNQGA